From one Phocaeicola salanitronis DSM 18170 genomic stretch:
- the dprA gene encoding DNA-processing protein DprA: MNTNETLYRLALTQLPGIGVGHAHNLLQAAGNATVLFEHRKELPDILPDIPVRLIQAFDHPEVLRRCEAELSFAEKNRIACLTEEDEAYPSRLRECNDAPLVLFYKGTADLNRRHVISMVGTRNATDYGKDLCLRFVRELKERLPDAIIVSGLAYGIDIHAHRAALQYGLDTIGVLAHGLDRIYPFVHRNTASEMTLHGGLLTEFMSGTNPDKQNFVKRNRIVAGISDATIVVESAKKGGSLITAEIAESYHRDCFAFPGRVGDVFSEGCNYLISANRAVLLQSAEELVKAMNWDCPKELPSAIQRQLFPELNPEEARIVQIMRKYPEGIQVNSLVVESNIAITGMTGILFELELKGVVKSLAGGMYRLI, from the coding sequence ATGAACACAAATGAAACGCTTTACCGGTTGGCTTTGACTCAATTGCCCGGCATCGGAGTCGGCCATGCCCATAACCTTCTGCAAGCCGCAGGAAACGCTACGGTACTCTTCGAACATCGGAAAGAACTTCCGGACATTTTGCCGGACATCCCTGTGCGGCTTATCCAGGCATTCGACCATCCGGAAGTGCTCAGACGGTGCGAGGCTGAACTTTCCTTTGCCGAAAAGAACCGGATAGCCTGCCTCACGGAAGAAGACGAGGCATATCCTTCCCGCCTAAGAGAATGCAACGATGCGCCGCTCGTCCTCTTTTATAAAGGAACGGCCGACCTGAACCGGCGGCATGTCATCAGCATGGTAGGAACACGCAATGCCACCGATTATGGCAAGGATTTATGTCTCCGTTTCGTGCGCGAACTGAAAGAGCGGCTTCCCGATGCAATCATCGTGAGCGGGCTGGCGTATGGCATCGACATCCACGCACATCGCGCTGCCCTGCAATACGGGCTGGATACCATTGGCGTACTGGCTCACGGACTGGACCGGATTTACCCGTTCGTACACCGGAATACCGCTTCGGAAATGACCTTACACGGCGGGTTATTAACCGAATTCATGAGCGGGACGAATCCGGACAAGCAGAACTTCGTCAAGCGCAACCGTATCGTAGCAGGGATAAGCGATGCCACCATTGTAGTGGAATCGGCAAAAAAAGGAGGTTCGCTTATTACGGCAGAGATAGCGGAAAGCTACCACCGGGATTGTTTTGCTTTTCCCGGCAGGGTAGGAGATGTCTTTTCGGAGGGATGCAACTACCTGATTAGCGCCAATCGCGCCGTTCTTTTGCAAAGCGCGGAAGAGTTGGTAAAAGCCATGAATTGGGATTGCCCCAAAGAACTCCCGTCCGCCATCCAACGCCAACTCTTCCCCGAACTGAATCCCGAAGAGGCACGCATCGTCCAAATCATGCGGAAATACCCCGAAGGCATTCAGGTGAACAGCCTTGTGGTAGAGAGCAACATCGCTATCACCGGCATGACCGGTATTCTTTTCGAACTGGAACTGAAAGGAGTGGTCAAGAGCCTTGCAGGAGGCATGTACCGATTAATTTGA
- the lepB gene encoding signal peptidase I: MHANWKTVLKGAAGCILAVILVKAFLVTSCFIPSSGMENTLYQGEGVLISKWSYGLRMPFPSVFGYHRIGSCEVEEGDIVLFNDPNPANPDKRIEGREVFISRCIGTAGDTLLLNKELIDTENEVWSPDNKALYVYPAAQEDAVQAILEAVEIHDNPLVGYTEDGGFIRSFSRYEWYLVSQKAGKGITFTPLNAKLADEVHPYVVPRKNMSVTVYPWNVVLLCNTIVSHEGKQAMVKGDTLWVEGKPVRSYTFTKNYYWMASNDPVNLSDSRLFGFVPEEYIIGKAWRIWFTVRKGRFMQRVE, translated from the coding sequence ATGCATGCAAACTGGAAAACCGTACTGAAAGGGGCTGCCGGATGCATTCTGGCGGTTATCCTGGTGAAAGCTTTTCTTGTGACGTCTTGTTTTATCCCTTCTTCCGGGATGGAGAACACGCTTTATCAGGGCGAAGGGGTATTGATAAGCAAGTGGAGCTACGGTTTGCGTATGCCTTTTCCGTCGGTTTTCGGATATCACCGCATCGGCTCTTGCGAGGTGGAAGAAGGCGATATCGTCTTGTTCAACGACCCCAATCCTGCCAATCCCGACAAGCGGATAGAAGGGAGGGAAGTGTTTATCAGCCGGTGCATCGGCACGGCGGGCGACACCTTGTTGCTGAATAAGGAACTGATAGATACCGAAAACGAGGTATGGAGCCCCGACAACAAGGCTTTGTACGTGTATCCTGCCGCTCAGGAAGACGCGGTGCAGGCGATTTTAGAGGCGGTGGAGATTCACGACAATCCGCTGGTGGGCTATACCGAAGACGGCGGCTTTATCCGGAGCTTCAGCCGGTACGAATGGTATCTGGTTTCGCAAAAGGCGGGCAAGGGCATTACGTTTACCCCCTTGAACGCCAAGCTTGCCGATGAAGTGCATCCGTATGTGGTGCCCCGGAAAAATATGTCCGTAACGGTTTATCCGTGGAACGTGGTGCTGCTGTGCAATACGATTGTGTCGCATGAAGGAAAGCAGGCGATGGTGAAAGGCGATACCCTGTGGGTAGAAGGAAAGCCGGTGCGTTCGTACACCTTCACGAAGAACTATTATTGGATGGCGTCGAATGACCCGGTGAATTTGTCCGACTCCCGCCTGTTCGGCTTCGTGCCCGAGGAATACATCATCGGCAAGGCATGGCGCATCTGGTTTACGGTCCGTAAGGGACGCTTTATGCAACGTGTAGAATAG
- a CDS encoding rhomboid family intramembrane serine protease — MPTVTKNLLIINVLCFLGAMVARRYGVDLNDMLGLHFFLASDFNPAQLITYMFMHANFQHIFFNMFAVWMFGRTLEMVWGPKRFLFYYILCGIGAGLIQEAVYYFEYADIYKYSGVDIGTGITLSVGEFLNMQTTVGASGAVYAILLAFGMLFPNSEMFIFPIPMPIKAKYFVIGYAVLELVLGISGGDGIAHFAHLGGMLFGLVLIIYWRKKNGGGQQIYY; from the coding sequence ATGCCTACAGTAACAAAGAACTTATTAATCATCAACGTGCTTTGCTTTTTGGGCGCCATGGTTGCCCGGCGGTATGGAGTCGACCTGAACGACATGCTGGGCTTGCATTTCTTCCTTGCGTCCGATTTCAATCCCGCACAATTGATTACGTACATGTTCATGCACGCCAACTTCCAGCATATTTTCTTTAATATGTTTGCCGTATGGATGTTCGGACGCACCCTGGAAATGGTATGGGGACCGAAGCGGTTCCTTTTCTACTACATCCTGTGCGGCATCGGCGCGGGACTGATACAGGAAGCCGTTTACTATTTTGAATATGCCGACATATACAAATACAGCGGAGTAGATATTGGCACCGGAATCACGCTTTCGGTAGGCGAATTCCTGAATATGCAAACCACGGTGGGAGCCTCGGGAGCGGTATATGCCATCCTGCTGGCTTTCGGCATGCTGTTCCCCAACAGCGAGATGTTCATCTTCCCGATTCCCATGCCCATCAAAGCCAAATACTTCGTCATTGGCTATGCCGTGCTCGAGCTGGTATTGGGCATTAGCGGAGGCGACGGCATCGCCCATTTCGCCCACCTCGGCGGAATGCTGTTCGGATTGGTATTAATCATTTATTGGAGGAAGAAAAATGGCGGCGGACAACAGATTTATTACTAA
- a CDS encoding acyl-CoA thioesterase, translating into MDYIYELKMKVRDYECDLQGIVNNANYQHYIEHTRHEFLLSTGISFARLHAEGIDPVVARLTMAFKTPLKSGDEFVSKLYLKKEGIKYVFYQDIFRLPDMKVVIKSTVETVCLINGRLSDSELFNQLFAPYLSE; encoded by the coding sequence ATGGACTACATTTACGAGTTGAAAATGAAGGTGCGCGATTATGAATGCGACCTGCAAGGAATTGTCAACAATGCGAATTACCAACATTATATCGAACATACCCGGCATGAGTTCCTGCTCTCTACCGGCATCAGCTTCGCCCGGCTTCATGCGGAGGGCATCGACCCCGTAGTGGCACGGCTTACCATGGCGTTCAAGACTCCTCTGAAGAGCGGGGATGAGTTTGTATCGAAGCTCTATCTGAAGAAAGAAGGAATCAAGTATGTTTTCTATCAGGACATTTTCCGGTTGCCCGATATGAAGGTTGTTATCAAATCTACAGTAGAAACGGTCTGCCTCATCAACGGACGATTGAGCGATAGCGAGCTTTTCAACCAACTTTTCGCCCCTTACCTATCAGAATGA
- a CDS encoding DUF5106 domain-containing protein, giving the protein MKKILLYALMIAGIGCLASCKSGGKPSADAGTNKEASPAPAEAQFPFPDIPTVLTEPDERKDFLIAHYWDNFNFSDTTLLQNRNITEQGFVNHISLLADGQTPEDKIEESIGNLCTHMEKQEPARKVFMQLFDDYLYNPNSPLYNEPLYIIYLKRMLQSPALDESRKSSLDFKLKLASRNLPGAKASDFTYYLPNGQARTLQETNVKNNRLLLVFYDPECPGCHEIMQEMIHDTALADAVGTGQLTVLAIYTEGNPEAWENDLSSIPSGWLAGTDREAIKLGALYDLKAMPSLYLLDGEKRVLLKDAPYSRIRAELGL; this is encoded by the coding sequence ATGAAAAAGATTCTTTTATATGCGCTGATGATTGCCGGTATCGGATGCCTGGCTTCCTGCAAAAGCGGAGGCAAGCCATCTGCGGATGCCGGAACGAATAAAGAAGCTTCACCGGCTCCGGCAGAGGCGCAATTCCCTTTTCCCGATATCCCTACGGTACTGACCGAACCGGATGAACGGAAGGATTTCCTGATTGCCCATTACTGGGATAACTTCAACTTCTCGGATACCACCTTGCTTCAGAACCGGAATATAACCGAACAGGGATTTGTCAATCATATATCTCTCTTGGCGGATGGCCAAACGCCGGAAGATAAAATAGAAGAAAGCATCGGGAACCTGTGTACACACATGGAAAAGCAAGAGCCTGCGCGTAAGGTATTCATGCAATTGTTCGATGATTATTTGTATAATCCCAATTCGCCTCTTTATAACGAACCGTTATACATCATTTATCTGAAGCGCATGCTGCAAAGCCCTGCACTCGATGAATCCCGGAAGAGCAGCCTCGACTTCAAGCTGAAATTAGCCAGCCGCAATCTGCCCGGAGCCAAAGCCTCTGATTTCACCTATTATCTTCCCAACGGGCAAGCACGAACGTTACAAGAGACGAACGTAAAAAACAACCGCCTCTTGTTGGTTTTCTATGACCCTGAATGCCCCGGATGTCACGAAATCATGCAAGAGATGATACACGATACGGCACTGGCAGATGCGGTCGGTACAGGGCAACTTACCGTATTGGCTATCTATACAGAAGGCAATCCGGAAGCATGGGAAAACGACCTTTCTTCCATTCCTTCCGGCTGGCTGGCGGGCACCGACCGGGAAGCCATCAAGCTCGGAGCGCTTTACGACCTGAAGGCAATGCCTTCGCTCTATCTTTTAGACGGAGAAAAGCGTGTCTTGCTAAAAGACGCGCCGTATAGCCGCATCCGTGCCGAACTGGGGCTTTAA
- a CDS encoding WbqC family protein — protein sequence MEKEIILSSAYLAPVEYYTKLYAYDRIYVERFDHYVKQTYRNRCVIASASGPLALTIPTGKSDELKCRMKDVRISDHGNWRHVHWNAFVASYKHSPFFDYYADEFHVFFERKYEFLYDFNWELCQWVCGQIDLQPCMMPTGAYEAEPENREDFRELIHPKKPYADCDARFVPKPYYQVFDAQTGFLPNLSIVDLLFNMGPESLIVLRESLRNEEFTNL from the coding sequence ATGGAGAAAGAAATAATACTGAGTTCAGCCTATCTGGCGCCGGTGGAGTATTATACGAAGCTGTACGCGTATGATAGAATCTATGTGGAGCGCTTCGACCATTATGTGAAGCAGACCTACCGGAACCGGTGCGTGATTGCTTCGGCTTCCGGACCGCTGGCGCTGACCATACCCACCGGGAAGAGCGACGAGCTGAAATGCCGGATGAAAGACGTGCGCATCTCCGATCATGGGAACTGGCGGCATGTGCATTGGAACGCCTTTGTGGCAAGCTATAAGCACAGTCCCTTTTTCGACTACTATGCCGATGAGTTTCACGTCTTTTTCGAACGGAAATACGAGTTTCTGTACGACTTCAACTGGGAATTGTGCCAATGGGTGTGCGGACAAATCGACTTGCAGCCCTGCATGATGCCTACCGGCGCATACGAGGCGGAGCCGGAAAACAGGGAAGATTTCCGCGAGCTTATCCACCCGAAAAAGCCGTATGCGGACTGCGATGCCCGCTTCGTGCCCAAGCCCTATTATCAGGTGTTTGACGCGCAGACCGGCTTCTTGCCGAACCTGAGCATCGTTGATTTGCTGTTCAACATGGGACCGGAAAGCCTCATCGTGCTCCGGGAAAGCCTGAGGAATGAAGAATTTACAAACTTATAA
- the coaD gene encoding pantetheine-phosphate adenylyltransferase, which yields MKRAIFPGTFDPFTIGHYSVVERALTFMDEIIIGIGVNEKKHTWFPTEKRVRMIEKLYAGNPRIRVEAYNGLTVDFACMRDARFIIRGIRTVHDFEYEETIADINRKLAGIETILLFTEPELTAISSTIVRELLSYGKDVSSFLPADLDINI from the coding sequence ATGAAAAGAGCGATATTCCCTGGCACGTTCGACCCCTTTACCATAGGGCATTATTCTGTAGTGGAGCGTGCTTTGACCTTTATGGACGAAATTATCATCGGCATCGGCGTGAACGAGAAAAAACATACGTGGTTTCCTACCGAAAAGCGTGTGCGGATGATTGAAAAGCTTTATGCCGGCAATCCTCGGATACGGGTAGAAGCGTACAATGGGTTAACGGTGGACTTTGCGTGTATGCGGGACGCCCGGTTCATTATCCGCGGCATCCGTACGGTGCACGATTTTGAATACGAAGAAACGATAGCCGACATTAACCGGAAGCTGGCGGGCATTGAAACCATTTTGCTTTTTACCGAGCCGGAACTGACCGCTATCAGCTCTACCATTGTCCGTGAATTGTTGTCGTATGGCAAGGATGTAAGTTCCTTCCTGCCAGCCGACTTAGACATTAATATATAA
- the lepB gene encoding signal peptidase I translates to MIQASRRQWIKFGIVLLLYIVFLVWLRSWLGIVVIPFIFDAYITKKIPWTWWKKSKNKAVLTVMGWVDAIVFALVAVYFVNLYFFQNYVIPSSSLEKSLLVGDYLFVSKMSYGARIPQTPLHMPLTQHTLPVFNCKSYLEWIQWDYKRVGGLGTVQLNDIVVFNFPAGDSVATAIPADDLYRLSYDAGRQLSQPVDMSRLTLEQQRQVFAYYYTAGRKYIDENPQLYGKVIARPVDRRENYVKRCVGLPGQTLEIKDRIIYLDGKPNKEPDNVQYRYIVRTKGRIPEDLCHELGISQEDLMMYYPEESVYNLPLTAQAKAALSARKDVVLSIENMPDEPIDGLYPVNKITGWTLDNYGPVWIPKKGETIDLTLDNLPVYERPIHAYEGNRIEVKDGKIYINGQETTRYTFKMDYYWMMGDNRHNSADSRFWGFVPEDHIVGKPIFIWLSLDQDRGWLDGKVRWNRLFKFVDTIK, encoded by the coding sequence ATGATACAAGCGTCACGCAGGCAATGGATTAAGTTCGGCATTGTCCTCCTTTTATATATTGTGTTCCTCGTCTGGTTGAGGAGCTGGCTGGGCATTGTCGTCATCCCGTTTATATTTGATGCCTATATCACGAAAAAGATTCCATGGACCTGGTGGAAGAAATCGAAGAACAAGGCGGTGCTGACCGTTATGGGATGGGTGGATGCCATCGTATTCGCCTTGGTGGCGGTTTATTTTGTCAACCTCTACTTCTTCCAGAACTATGTGATTCCCTCTTCGTCCTTAGAGAAGTCATTGCTGGTAGGCGATTATCTGTTCGTGAGCAAGATGAGCTACGGGGCGCGCATTCCGCAAACCCCTTTGCACATGCCGCTTACCCAGCATACGCTTCCGGTGTTCAATTGCAAATCTTACTTGGAGTGGATTCAGTGGGACTACAAGCGAGTAGGCGGACTGGGGACCGTACAGCTCAATGACATCGTGGTGTTCAACTTTCCGGCGGGGGACAGTGTGGCCACGGCTATACCTGCTGACGACCTGTACCGCCTGAGCTACGATGCGGGCAGGCAATTGTCCCAGCCGGTCGATATGTCACGCCTGACACTGGAGCAGCAAAGGCAAGTCTTCGCATACTATTACACCGCCGGACGCAAGTATATTGACGAGAATCCGCAACTATATGGAAAGGTCATCGCACGCCCGGTGGACCGGCGGGAGAATTATGTAAAGCGTTGCGTAGGGCTGCCCGGGCAGACGCTGGAAATCAAGGACCGCATCATTTACCTGGACGGGAAGCCGAACAAGGAGCCGGACAACGTGCAATACCGGTATATCGTGCGGACCAAAGGCAGGATTCCCGAGGATTTGTGCCACGAGTTAGGCATCAGCCAGGAAGACCTGATGATGTATTATCCGGAAGAATCGGTGTACAACCTTCCCCTGACCGCGCAGGCGAAGGCGGCTTTGTCGGCACGGAAAGACGTGGTGCTCTCTATCGAAAACATGCCCGACGAGCCGATAGACGGACTGTATCCGGTGAACAAGATAACCGGTTGGACATTGGATAATTACGGTCCCGTCTGGATTCCGAAGAAAGGCGAGACCATCGACCTGACACTCGATAACCTGCCGGTATACGAACGCCCGATTCATGCCTACGAAGGCAATCGCATCGAGGTAAAAGACGGAAAGATTTACATCAACGGACAGGAAACCACCCGTTACACGTTCAAGATGGATTATTATTGGATGATGGGCGATAACCGGCACAATTCCGCCGACTCCCGTTTCTGGGGTTTCGTGCCCGAAGACCATATCGTAGGAAAACCGATATTTATCTGGCTGTCCTTAGACCAAGACCGCGGATGGCTGGACGGAAAGGTCCGTTGGAACCGCTTGTTTAAGTTTGTGGATACGATAAAGTAA
- a CDS encoding DUF2851 family protein — translation MEQFLHYVWKHRLFALKPQQTTDGKTIEIIDPGLQNTHAGPDFFNAKIKIGGVLWVGNVEIHQQASDWFRHRHHQDPAYDSVILHVASQIDAVPTRTNGELIPQMELHYPSYLASNYEQLLKEDRYPACHELIPRLSAFFLHSWLSNLQIERFEAKTGQIQKRLEACNRDWEHAFFITLARNFGFGVNADTFELWAKSVPLGAVNKHRDNLFQIEAFFFGQAGLLQELPVDAYTENMIKEYQYLKHKFELTPSSECHWRFLRMRPGNFPHIRIAQLACLYYRSQGLLSRLMETETLKQVRDLLRGGTSEYWLTHYTFGETSPSHPKTLSNTSIDLLIINTVIPFLYAYGKHKANETLCQRAGKFLEELKPENNNIIRMWQECGVKALHAGDAQALIQLKKNYCDLKKCLYCRIGYEYLKRKNE, via the coding sequence ATGGAACAATTCTTGCATTACGTGTGGAAACACAGGCTTTTTGCCCTGAAACCTCAGCAAACCACCGATGGGAAAACGATTGAAATCATCGACCCGGGACTGCAAAACACCCATGCAGGACCCGACTTTTTCAATGCCAAAATCAAGATAGGCGGCGTGTTGTGGGTAGGGAATGTAGAGATACACCAACAAGCTTCCGACTGGTTCAGGCATCGTCATCACCAAGACCCGGCATACGATTCGGTCATCCTCCACGTAGCTTCCCAGATTGATGCAGTTCCCACCCGTACCAACGGAGAGCTTATCCCCCAAATGGAGCTGCACTATCCCTCTTACCTCGCCTCCAATTACGAACAGCTTCTGAAAGAAGACCGGTATCCGGCATGCCATGAACTGATTCCCCGATTGTCGGCTTTCTTCCTGCACAGCTGGCTTTCCAACCTCCAAATCGAACGGTTCGAAGCAAAAACCGGACAAATCCAAAAGCGCCTGGAGGCATGCAACCGGGATTGGGAGCATGCTTTCTTTATCACTCTGGCGCGTAATTTCGGATTCGGGGTCAATGCCGATACATTCGAGTTATGGGCAAAATCGGTACCTTTGGGAGCGGTCAACAAACACAGGGACAACCTGTTCCAGATAGAAGCTTTCTTTTTCGGGCAAGCCGGGCTCTTGCAGGAACTTCCCGTCGATGCCTATACCGAAAACATGATAAAAGAATACCAATACCTGAAACACAAATTCGAACTTACGCCTTCTTCCGAATGCCATTGGCGTTTCCTCCGGATGCGGCCGGGAAACTTCCCGCACATCCGCATCGCCCAGCTGGCATGCCTGTACTATCGGTCGCAGGGGCTGCTCTCCCGGCTCATGGAAACGGAAACCCTGAAACAAGTGCGCGACCTTTTGCGGGGAGGGACTTCCGAATACTGGCTGACCCATTATACGTTCGGCGAGACCTCTCCTTCGCATCCGAAAACATTAAGCAACACCTCCATCGACCTGCTGATTATCAATACGGTAATCCCTTTCCTGTATGCATACGGAAAGCATAAGGCAAACGAAACACTATGCCAACGTGCCGGAAAGTTTCTGGAAGAATTAAAGCCGGAAAACAACAATATCATCCGTATGTGGCAGGAGTGTGGCGTAAAAGCACTGCACGCAGGAGACGCTCAAGCCTTAATTCAACTTAAAAAAAACTATTGTGATTTGAAAAAATGCTTATATTGCCGCATCGGATATGAATATCTGAAAAGAAAGAACGAATAA
- a CDS encoding S41 family peptidase gives MKYFLMTCCCVLFTLSSGAQNNKLLNSPSRKLQLAEFAIANLYVDEVNEDKLVEDAIVSMLKELDPHSLYSNPEEVKALNEPLQGNFDGIGIQFNMATDTLFVIQPVSGGPSEKVGILAGDRIIEVNDTVIAGVKMSTENIMRRLRGKRGTKVNVKVQRRGVSGLLPFTITRDKIPVYSLDASYMVNKHIGYIRVNRFAATTGKEFEEALHRLQKAGMKDLILDLQGNGGGYLNAAIELANQFLGKNELIVYTEGRRNPRAEFEAEGSGDFLKGRLIVLVDEYSASASEIVTGAIQDWDRGLVVGRRSFGKGLVQRPVDLPDGSMIRLTVARYYTPSGRCIQKPYENIEEYNRDLIDRYNRGEMLSADSIHFPDSLKYKTLRLGRTIYGGGGIMPDYFVPVDTTMYTDYYLALRDKGAIVQQNLKLVDAHRTEWLKQYKDFRHFEKEFEITPAMLDDLKALGKSLGAVYKEDEYQLALPLIKAQLKALIARDLWDMDEYFQIINRMSDTVNKAVELLEQPGLNFPERD, from the coding sequence ATGAAATATTTCTTGATGACATGCTGTTGTGTGCTTTTCACGCTTTCGTCGGGGGCACAAAACAACAAGCTTTTAAATTCCCCCTCCCGCAAGTTGCAATTGGCGGAATTTGCCATTGCCAATCTTTATGTGGATGAAGTAAACGAGGACAAATTGGTAGAAGATGCGATTGTCAGCATGTTGAAAGAGCTTGACCCGCATTCCCTGTATTCTAACCCTGAAGAGGTAAAAGCGTTGAACGAGCCTTTGCAAGGTAATTTCGATGGCATTGGCATCCAGTTCAATATGGCGACAGATACCTTATTCGTTATCCAGCCTGTATCAGGAGGACCGTCCGAGAAAGTGGGAATCTTGGCTGGAGACCGCATTATTGAAGTGAACGACACCGTAATAGCCGGCGTAAAGATGAGTACAGAGAATATCATGCGGCGTTTGCGGGGCAAGCGGGGTACGAAAGTAAACGTAAAAGTGCAGCGCAGAGGGGTGTCCGGACTGCTTCCGTTTACCATCACACGGGATAAAATCCCGGTGTACAGCCTCGACGCTTCGTACATGGTGAACAAGCATATTGGCTACATCCGTGTCAACCGTTTTGCCGCTACAACGGGAAAAGAATTTGAGGAAGCCTTGCACCGCTTGCAGAAAGCCGGGATGAAAGACTTAATCCTTGACCTGCAAGGAAACGGAGGAGGCTATTTGAATGCAGCCATCGAACTGGCGAACCAATTCTTGGGGAAGAACGAATTAATCGTATATACCGAAGGGCGCCGCAATCCGCGTGCGGAATTTGAAGCCGAAGGAAGCGGGGATTTCTTGAAAGGACGTTTGATTGTATTGGTGGACGAGTATTCGGCTTCAGCCAGTGAAATTGTGACCGGAGCCATTCAGGATTGGGACAGAGGCTTGGTCGTAGGAAGGCGTTCATTTGGAAAAGGTTTGGTGCAACGCCCGGTTGACTTGCCGGACGGTTCTATGATTCGGTTGACCGTAGCCCGCTATTACACGCCTTCGGGACGGTGCATCCAAAAGCCGTATGAGAATATCGAGGAATACAACCGTGACCTGATAGACCGTTATAACCGGGGCGAGATGTTAAGTGCGGACAGCATTCATTTTCCTGATTCCCTGAAGTATAAGACCTTACGCCTGGGGCGTACCATTTACGGAGGCGGAGGCATTATGCCCGACTATTTTGTTCCGGTGGATACGACCATGTATACCGATTATTACCTTGCTTTGCGTGACAAGGGGGCTATCGTGCAGCAGAACCTGAAGCTGGTGGATGCGCACCGGACAGAATGGCTGAAGCAATACAAAGATTTCCGGCACTTTGAAAAAGAGTTTGAAATTACTCCTGCCATGCTGGATGACCTGAAGGCATTGGGCAAGTCATTAGGGGCTGTTTATAAGGAAGACGAGTATCAACTGGCTCTGCCTTTGATTAAAGCCCAGCTGAAAGCGCTCATCGCACGTGACCTTTGGGATATGGACGAGTATTTCCAAATCATCAACCGCATGAGTGATACGGTGAATAAGGCGGTCGAACTCTTGGAACAGCCCGGGCTTAATTTCCCGGAACGCGATTAA
- the dapB gene encoding 4-hydroxy-tetrahydrodipicolinate reductase, translated as MKIALIGYGKMGKEIEKIALSRGHEIVSIIDVDNHQDMDSDAFRSADVAIEFTAPSVAYGNCLDAFRQGVKVVSGSTGWMGEHGEEMRRLCKEEGKTLFWASNFSLGVAIFSAVNKYLAKIMNKFPNYDVSMVETHHIHKLDAPSGTAITLAEGILENLDRKDKWVMGTLTAPDGTVSGTTECAPDELPVSAIRKDEVPGIHTVRYESEADSIIITHDAKNRKGFALGAVLAAEYTATHEGFLGMNDLFQF; from the coding sequence ATGAAAATAGCATTGATTGGATATGGAAAGATGGGCAAAGAGATTGAAAAGATTGCTCTTTCCCGCGGACATGAGATTGTAAGCATTATCGATGTTGATAATCATCAGGATATGGATTCGGATGCATTCCGCTCGGCGGATGTCGCCATTGAGTTTACGGCTCCTTCGGTGGCGTATGGCAATTGCCTGGATGCATTCCGCCAAGGCGTAAAGGTCGTATCGGGCAGTACAGGCTGGATGGGCGAGCATGGCGAAGAGATGCGCCGCTTGTGCAAGGAAGAAGGAAAGACGTTGTTCTGGGCTTCCAACTTCAGCCTGGGCGTAGCGATATTCTCGGCGGTCAATAAGTATTTGGCAAAGATTATGAACAAGTTCCCTAATTACGATGTTTCGATGGTGGAAACCCATCACATCCATAAGCTGGACGCGCCCAGCGGAACGGCTATCACACTGGCTGAAGGCATCCTCGAAAACCTGGACCGGAAGGACAAATGGGTAATGGGCACACTGACCGCACCCGACGGTACGGTGAGCGGCACTACGGAATGCGCGCCCGATGAGCTGCCCGTAAGCGCTATCCGAAAGGATGAGGTGCCGGGCATCCATACCGTCCGGTACGAATCGGAGGCGGATTCGATTATCATCACACACGATGCCAAGAACCGGAAAGGGTTCGCTTTGGGAGCCGTGCTGGCGGCTGAGTACACGGCTACGCACGAAGGCTTTTTAGGTATGAACGATTTATTTCAATTTTAG